In Bacillota bacterium, a genomic segment contains:
- a CDS encoding membrane protein insertase YidC yields the protein MSLSGGIRWALEFLYGLTRNYGVAIILLTILIRLVLYPFTWKQTKAMEEMKALQPKVKELEAKYKGKPEEYQKRLMELYREHKVNPLGGCLPLLLQLPFIYALFNVLRTFQFTAEKFLWLGNLSKPDPYYILPILAGVTTYIQSKQVQTDASQNVMNLIMPVFMTWISISFPAGIALYFVVTNLFSIGQQYLISRQLARQAPAEVQPVGPGSGADVAIATTGGAIGGALTKKSESVKNPGRENQRKGKAKGEAKKHERRRTNR from the coding sequence TTGAGCCTTAGTGGAGGGATCCGGTGGGCGCTTGAATTCTTGTACGGCCTCACCCGGAATTACGGCGTAGCGATAATTCTGCTGACTATACTAATTAGACTCGTGCTTTACCCGTTTACCTGGAAGCAAACCAAGGCGATGGAGGAGATGAAGGCACTCCAACCCAAGGTCAAGGAGCTCGAGGCTAAGTATAAGGGGAAGCCCGAGGAATACCAGAAGAGATTGATGGAGCTTTACAGGGAGCATAAGGTGAACCCGCTTGGTGGGTGCCTGCCGCTGCTCCTACAACTTCCTTTCATATATGCCCTTTTCAACGTCCTGCGGACCTTCCAGTTCACCGCAGAGAAGTTTCTCTGGCTTGGAAATTTGAGCAAGCCAGACCCGTATTACATCTTGCCCATTTTGGCGGGCGTCACAACATATATCCAGAGCAAACAGGTTCAAACCGACGCATCTCAGAATGTAATGAACTTGATTATGCCAGTTTTCATGACGTGGATTAGTATAAGCTTCCCGGCCGGTATAGCTCTATATTTCGTCGTTACCAACCTGTTTAGCATAGGGCAACAGTATCTTATATCGCGTCAGCTGGCGCGACAGGCGCCAGCCGAGGTCCAGCCCGTGGGCCCGGGTTCCGGTGCAGATGTCGCGATAGCCACGACAGGGGGAGCAATAGGTGGCGCCCTGACTAAGAAGAGCGAGAGCGTAAAGAATCCCGGTCGCGAAAACCAGAGAAAGGGGAAAGCGAAGGGGGAGGCTAAGAAACATGAGAGGCGTCGAACGAACAGGTAA
- the yidD gene encoding membrane protein insertion efficiency factor YidD: MQGLVLAAIRLYRVFLSNLKLRPTCRFYPTCSAYAEEAIRRYGVGRGLWLSLRRLARCHPFNPGGYDPVE; the protein is encoded by the coding sequence GTGCAGGGGTTGGTTTTGGCCGCGATTCGCCTTTACCGGGTGTTTCTTTCTAATTTAAAGCTCAGGCCCACATGTAGGTTTTACCCGACATGTTCCGCATATGCCGAAGAGGCGATTAGAAGATATGGAGTCGGTAGGGGTTTATGGCTTTCGTTACGCCGTCTGGCGAGATGTCATCCATTTAACCCTGGCGGTTACGATCCCGTAGAATAG
- the rnpA gene encoding ribonuclease P protein component: protein MILEKGKRGRLRKGSEFQRVFKTGKSHVHDLVVLYTLESGLPTSRVGFSVSKRLGCAVRRNRLKRLLREAYRSIDERVKEGFDLIVLPRWRANYSGFIEIKDALQALVKKAGLWRE, encoded by the coding sequence TTGATTCTGGAAAAGGGCAAGAGGGGCCGCCTGAGGAAAGGCAGCGAGTTTCAGAGGGTTTTCAAGACAGGGAAAAGCCATGTCCATGATCTTGTAGTTTTATATACCCTGGAGAGCGGGCTACCCACCAGCCGGGTTGGCTTTTCGGTCAGTAAGAGGCTGGGGTGCGCGGTCCGGCGAAACAGGTTAAAGCGTTTACTCCGGGAGGCTTACCGTTCGATTGATGAGCGCGTCAAGGAGGGGTTTGACCTGATCGTGCTTCCCCGGTGGCGCGCGAACTATTCGGGTTTTATAGAAATAAAGGATGCATTGCAGGCGCTTGTGAAAAAGGCGGGACTCTGGAGGGAATAG
- the rpmH gene encoding 50S ribosomal protein L34, with product MKRTFQPKVRRRSKVHGFMKRMSTRAGRLVLKRRRLKGRKRLSA from the coding sequence ATGAAAAGAACCTTTCAGCCTAAGGTTCGTCGACGGAGCAAGGTTCATGGTTTTATGAAAAGGATGTCTACCCGGGCCGGGCGGCTTGTCTTGAAAAGAAGGCGCCTGAAGGGACGCAAGAGGCTCAGTGCCTGA